The genomic window CGAAAGCTCCATTTTGACTAACGCGATGGCATGATGAGCCAATCATATTTATTACTTTCTTAATATCATAGTCTTTTCGGCCAGATGCAATTATTACTTCAACACCCTTTTCTAAAAGATGATGTAAAGCTTCTATGTCAGCTGTTGAAATTTGATTGTGTTCAGTTAGTAAAGTACCATCAAGGTCACATGCAAACAGTTTAATCATTATGTATTCCTCCAAGCAGTTTTTTATCATAAAAAAATGTAAATATAAGAAGGGTAAATAAAATTTTTGTCGAAATATAATTATGATACAAGTAGTATTGTATCAAAACTAGAAAATTTGTAACACTAAAAGAAAACTTATTTAAAAAAGGAGATTTAAAAATGGCAGAAAAAACTTTTACAATAACTAATGATACGGGTTTACATGCTCGTCCTGCTACATTACTAGTTCAAGCTGCTGGCCGTTATGATTCAGAAATTCAACTAGAGTATAATGGTCGTTCAGTAAATTTAAAATCAATTATGGGTGTTATGTCACTAGGTATTCCAAAGGGTGCTACTATTACAATCAAGGTTGAGGGTAATGACGAGCAAGAAGCACTTGATGGGTTAACAG from Bacillus sp. HMF5848 includes these protein-coding regions:
- a CDS encoding phosphocarrier protein HPr, encoding MAEKTFTITNDTGLHARPATLLVQAAGRYDSEIQLEYNGRSVNLKSIMGVMSLGIPKGATITIKVEGNDEQEALDGLTEAIKKENLGE